A genome region from Pygocentrus nattereri isolate fPygNat1 chromosome 6, fPygNat1.pri, whole genome shotgun sequence includes the following:
- the slc39a10 gene encoding zinc transporter ZIP10 isoform X1, giving the protein MECRSGEMMRVHAHTKFCFLCVLTLLYHQCSHCHDGGHQHHHHDDGHGHHDHDPDHDHDHDHDHDHDHVHSDLQISKAPYISLSDHPAPGSQSEAAEHEQQYYIQQLFRRYGQQDRLDFHGFQSLLLSLGLGEVRVVELEHDDLGHDHVAHLDLLEVQEGLHSHSASHPHPHPKSHSHHNHHHHSHGEASGGQPTAHGPCSPSFTAGARPTTESVPVGRHSHDLDIDSGHDDHNHDHDHHEHSHETEQHSTQTQSIDHDHTHDNHEHLHDHDHEQDDHQPQHIDHTSLQDRDHDQDHHGHDDTQENNDLGQDHSPGTSLDSTHAHSQEVSKTQTHHHHDHHHHKHPHNHHHHHTPDTTDQLMNTRPTQASLHLTGISFNAETSYLQLLSPTQPPTTRPKRVRRPTKGRGQRGRNKNPNTFAPTSSGVDDGRNDHDHDHDEHFHSQGQSHKEKREVPEEMTNPNISSLTGHFEDVPHQHEECLNLTQLLRHYGLSPDSLISPAQFTYLCPALLYQIDSRVCIRHYHQVDIQEAPPLSVWIWVWGFVSITIISLLSLLGVVLVPILNQSCFKFLLTFLVALAVGTLSGDALLHLLPHSQGGHDHSHGEHKEEEDEMDLLTQFDGVWKGLTALAGIYLLFIIEHCISMVKHYKDQGGSFCRRKKRGEEGKIGRKLSDHKLNRRSDAEWMHLRPLTEGSNNDTQLTELQPLDSPSKTQLAISDTQHSPQETTVTATENGRKAKTKKHGHSHGHGHSHHGHCHSDKDMKDAGIASIAWMVIMGDGMHNFSDGLAIGAAFSANITGGISTSVAVFCHELPHELGDFAVLLKAGMSVKQAIVYNLLSALMAYFGMVIGTAVGQYTHNVTSWIFAVTAGMFLYVALVDMLPEMLHGDSEEHKRCHLGHFVLQNLGMLTGFGIMLLIAIFEDHIVLDLGF; this is encoded by the exons ATG gaGTGTCGAAGTGGGGAGATGATGAGAGTTCACGCGCACACTAAGTTTTGCTTTCTCTGCGTCCTCACCCTCTTGTATCATCAGTGCTCTCATTGCCATGATGGTGGTCACCAGCACCATCATCATGATGATGGCCATGGGCACCACGATCATGACCCCGATCATGACCACGACCATGACCACGACCATGACCACGATCATGTTCACAGTGACCTGCAGATATCAAAAGCGCCTTACATCAGCTTGTCAGATCACCCGGCACCCGGCAGCCAAAGCGAGGCGGCGGAGCACGAGCAGCAATACTACATTCAGCAATTGTTCCGTCGCTATGGGCAACAGGACCGGCTGGATTTCCATGGATTTCAGAGCCTGTTGCTGAGCCTGGGCCTGGGTGAGGTGCGGGTGGTGGAATTAGAGCATGATGATTTAGGCCACGACCATGTGGCCCACCTGGACCTCCTGGAAGTTCAGGAAGGCCTCCACTCTCATTCGGCCAGCCACCCACATCCACACCCAAAATCGCACTCCCACCACAACCACCACCATCACTCCCATGGGGAGGCCAGTGGGGGCCAGCCCACAGCCCACGGGCCCTGCAGCCCCAGTTTCACTGCAGGAGCCAGACCTACTACAGAGAGTGTGCCTGTAGGACGGCACAGTCATGATCTGGACATAGACAGTGGCCATGATGACCACAATCACGATCATGACCATCATGAACATTCACATGAAACTGAACAGCACAGTACACAGACTCAGAGCATTGACCACGACCACACACATGACAATCATGAACACTTGCATGACCATGATCATGAACAGGACGATCACCAACCTCAACACATTGACCACACGTCTCTCCAAGACCGTGACCATGACCAAGACCATCATGGCCACGATGACACACAAGAAAACAATGACCTGGGTCAGGACCATAGCCCTGGAACATCTCTAGacagcacacatgcacatagcCAAGAAGTGAGTAAGACACAGACCCATCACCATCATgaccatcaccaccacaaacACCCTCacaatcaccaccaccaccacactccAGACACGACAGACCAGCTTATGAATACACGGCCAACCCAGGCTTCCCTACATCTCACAGGGATTTCCTTTAATGCTGAGACATCCTATCTTCAGCTCCTGTCACCCACACAGCCTCCTACCACAAGGCCCAAAAGGGTCAGGAGACCAACCAAGGGTAGAGGGCAACGCGGTCGCAACAAAAACCCAAACACATTTGCTCCAACCAGCTCTGGGGTGGATGATGGCAGAAATGACCATGACCATGATCATGACGAACATTTTCATTCCCAAGGTCAGtcacacaaagaaaaaagggaagTACCAGAAGAAATGACCAATCCAAACATCTCATCACTGACTGGACATTTTGAGGATGTGCCTCACCAACATGAGGAG TGTCTGAACTTGACCCAACTGTTACGACACTACGGTTTAAGCCCCGACTCGCTCATCTCTCCGGCTCAGTTCACCTACCTGTGTCCCGCACTGCTCTACCAGATAGACAGTCGTGTCTGCATCCGGCATTACCATCAGGTTGACATTCAGGAAGCACCTCCACTGTCAG TGTGGATCTGGGTCTGGGGCTTTGTGTCCATCACGATCATCAGCTTGCTGTCTCTGCTGGGTGTGGTGCTGGTGCCCATCCTCAACCAGTCCTGTTTCAAGTTCCTGCTCACCTTCCTGGTGGCGCTGGCCGTGGGGACTCTCAGCGGAGATGCCCTCCTCCACCTGCTGCCTCAC tCTCAAGGAGGCCATGACCACAGTCACGGAGAacacaaagaagaggaagatgagaTGGACCTGCTCACACAGTTTGACGGCGTGTGGAAGGGTCTGACCGCTTTGGCAGGAATCTACCTCCTTTTCATCATCGAACACTGCATCAGCATGGTCAAACATTACAAAGACCAAGGG GGTAGCTTCTGtaggaggaagaagagaggtGAGGAGGGGAAGATTGGGAGAAAGTTGTCAGACCACAAGCTGAACAGGCGATCAGACGCTGAGTGGATGCATTTGAGACCGTTGACTGAAG GGTCCAACAACGACACTCAACTGACTGAACTACAGCCTTTGGATTCCCCCAGCAAGACCCAGCTAGCCATCTCAGATACGCAGCATTCTCCGCAAGAGACGACTGTAACTGCAACAGAAAACGGCAGGAAGGCCAAGACAAAGAAACACGGACACTCACATGGCCATGGACACTCCCATCACGGGCACTGCCACTCAGACAAGGACATGAAGGATGCTGGGATAGCCAGCATAGCCTGGATGGTCATCATGGGTGATGGCATGCACAATTTCAGTGATGGTCTGGCCATCG GTGCTGCTTTTAGTGCCAATATAACAGGAGGCATCAGCACATCTGTTGCTGTTTTCTGCCATGAGTTACCTCATGAACTGG GTGACTTTGCGGTGCTGCTGAAGGCTGGCATGTCAGTGAAGCAGGCCATTGTGTATAACTTACTCTCAGCCCTCATGGCCTACTTTGGGATGGTGATCGGCACAGCTGTGGGCCAATACACGCACAACGTCACCAGCTGGATCTTTGCCGTCACTGCTGGCATGTTCCTCTACGTAGCCTTAGTGGATATG CTACCCGAGATGCTCCATGGTGACAGTGAAGAGCACAAACGCTGCCACCTTGGTCATTTTGTCCTGCAGAACCTGGGCATGCTCACCGGTTTTGGCATCATGCTGCTCATCGCCATTTTCGAGGACCACATCGTGCTGGACTTGGGCTTCTAG
- the slc39a10 gene encoding zinc transporter ZIP10 isoform X2 — translation MMRVHAHTKFCFLCVLTLLYHQCSHCHDGGHQHHHHDDGHGHHDHDPDHDHDHDHDHDHDHVHSDLQISKAPYISLSDHPAPGSQSEAAEHEQQYYIQQLFRRYGQQDRLDFHGFQSLLLSLGLGEVRVVELEHDDLGHDHVAHLDLLEVQEGLHSHSASHPHPHPKSHSHHNHHHHSHGEASGGQPTAHGPCSPSFTAGARPTTESVPVGRHSHDLDIDSGHDDHNHDHDHHEHSHETEQHSTQTQSIDHDHTHDNHEHLHDHDHEQDDHQPQHIDHTSLQDRDHDQDHHGHDDTQENNDLGQDHSPGTSLDSTHAHSQEVSKTQTHHHHDHHHHKHPHNHHHHHTPDTTDQLMNTRPTQASLHLTGISFNAETSYLQLLSPTQPPTTRPKRVRRPTKGRGQRGRNKNPNTFAPTSSGVDDGRNDHDHDHDEHFHSQGQSHKEKREVPEEMTNPNISSLTGHFEDVPHQHEECLNLTQLLRHYGLSPDSLISPAQFTYLCPALLYQIDSRVCIRHYHQVDIQEAPPLSVWIWVWGFVSITIISLLSLLGVVLVPILNQSCFKFLLTFLVALAVGTLSGDALLHLLPHSQGGHDHSHGEHKEEEDEMDLLTQFDGVWKGLTALAGIYLLFIIEHCISMVKHYKDQGGSFCRRKKRGEEGKIGRKLSDHKLNRRSDAEWMHLRPLTEGSNNDTQLTELQPLDSPSKTQLAISDTQHSPQETTVTATENGRKAKTKKHGHSHGHGHSHHGHCHSDKDMKDAGIASIAWMVIMGDGMHNFSDGLAIGAAFSANITGGISTSVAVFCHELPHELGDFAVLLKAGMSVKQAIVYNLLSALMAYFGMVIGTAVGQYTHNVTSWIFAVTAGMFLYVALVDMLPEMLHGDSEEHKRCHLGHFVLQNLGMLTGFGIMLLIAIFEDHIVLDLGF, via the exons ATGATGAGAGTTCACGCGCACACTAAGTTTTGCTTTCTCTGCGTCCTCACCCTCTTGTATCATCAGTGCTCTCATTGCCATGATGGTGGTCACCAGCACCATCATCATGATGATGGCCATGGGCACCACGATCATGACCCCGATCATGACCACGACCATGACCACGACCATGACCACGATCATGTTCACAGTGACCTGCAGATATCAAAAGCGCCTTACATCAGCTTGTCAGATCACCCGGCACCCGGCAGCCAAAGCGAGGCGGCGGAGCACGAGCAGCAATACTACATTCAGCAATTGTTCCGTCGCTATGGGCAACAGGACCGGCTGGATTTCCATGGATTTCAGAGCCTGTTGCTGAGCCTGGGCCTGGGTGAGGTGCGGGTGGTGGAATTAGAGCATGATGATTTAGGCCACGACCATGTGGCCCACCTGGACCTCCTGGAAGTTCAGGAAGGCCTCCACTCTCATTCGGCCAGCCACCCACATCCACACCCAAAATCGCACTCCCACCACAACCACCACCATCACTCCCATGGGGAGGCCAGTGGGGGCCAGCCCACAGCCCACGGGCCCTGCAGCCCCAGTTTCACTGCAGGAGCCAGACCTACTACAGAGAGTGTGCCTGTAGGACGGCACAGTCATGATCTGGACATAGACAGTGGCCATGATGACCACAATCACGATCATGACCATCATGAACATTCACATGAAACTGAACAGCACAGTACACAGACTCAGAGCATTGACCACGACCACACACATGACAATCATGAACACTTGCATGACCATGATCATGAACAGGACGATCACCAACCTCAACACATTGACCACACGTCTCTCCAAGACCGTGACCATGACCAAGACCATCATGGCCACGATGACACACAAGAAAACAATGACCTGGGTCAGGACCATAGCCCTGGAACATCTCTAGacagcacacatgcacatagcCAAGAAGTGAGTAAGACACAGACCCATCACCATCATgaccatcaccaccacaaacACCCTCacaatcaccaccaccaccacactccAGACACGACAGACCAGCTTATGAATACACGGCCAACCCAGGCTTCCCTACATCTCACAGGGATTTCCTTTAATGCTGAGACATCCTATCTTCAGCTCCTGTCACCCACACAGCCTCCTACCACAAGGCCCAAAAGGGTCAGGAGACCAACCAAGGGTAGAGGGCAACGCGGTCGCAACAAAAACCCAAACACATTTGCTCCAACCAGCTCTGGGGTGGATGATGGCAGAAATGACCATGACCATGATCATGACGAACATTTTCATTCCCAAGGTCAGtcacacaaagaaaaaagggaagTACCAGAAGAAATGACCAATCCAAACATCTCATCACTGACTGGACATTTTGAGGATGTGCCTCACCAACATGAGGAG TGTCTGAACTTGACCCAACTGTTACGACACTACGGTTTAAGCCCCGACTCGCTCATCTCTCCGGCTCAGTTCACCTACCTGTGTCCCGCACTGCTCTACCAGATAGACAGTCGTGTCTGCATCCGGCATTACCATCAGGTTGACATTCAGGAAGCACCTCCACTGTCAG TGTGGATCTGGGTCTGGGGCTTTGTGTCCATCACGATCATCAGCTTGCTGTCTCTGCTGGGTGTGGTGCTGGTGCCCATCCTCAACCAGTCCTGTTTCAAGTTCCTGCTCACCTTCCTGGTGGCGCTGGCCGTGGGGACTCTCAGCGGAGATGCCCTCCTCCACCTGCTGCCTCAC tCTCAAGGAGGCCATGACCACAGTCACGGAGAacacaaagaagaggaagatgagaTGGACCTGCTCACACAGTTTGACGGCGTGTGGAAGGGTCTGACCGCTTTGGCAGGAATCTACCTCCTTTTCATCATCGAACACTGCATCAGCATGGTCAAACATTACAAAGACCAAGGG GGTAGCTTCTGtaggaggaagaagagaggtGAGGAGGGGAAGATTGGGAGAAAGTTGTCAGACCACAAGCTGAACAGGCGATCAGACGCTGAGTGGATGCATTTGAGACCGTTGACTGAAG GGTCCAACAACGACACTCAACTGACTGAACTACAGCCTTTGGATTCCCCCAGCAAGACCCAGCTAGCCATCTCAGATACGCAGCATTCTCCGCAAGAGACGACTGTAACTGCAACAGAAAACGGCAGGAAGGCCAAGACAAAGAAACACGGACACTCACATGGCCATGGACACTCCCATCACGGGCACTGCCACTCAGACAAGGACATGAAGGATGCTGGGATAGCCAGCATAGCCTGGATGGTCATCATGGGTGATGGCATGCACAATTTCAGTGATGGTCTGGCCATCG GTGCTGCTTTTAGTGCCAATATAACAGGAGGCATCAGCACATCTGTTGCTGTTTTCTGCCATGAGTTACCTCATGAACTGG GTGACTTTGCGGTGCTGCTGAAGGCTGGCATGTCAGTGAAGCAGGCCATTGTGTATAACTTACTCTCAGCCCTCATGGCCTACTTTGGGATGGTGATCGGCACAGCTGTGGGCCAATACACGCACAACGTCACCAGCTGGATCTTTGCCGTCACTGCTGGCATGTTCCTCTACGTAGCCTTAGTGGATATG CTACCCGAGATGCTCCATGGTGACAGTGAAGAGCACAAACGCTGCCACCTTGGTCATTTTGTCCTGCAGAACCTGGGCATGCTCACCGGTTTTGGCATCATGCTGCTCATCGCCATTTTCGAGGACCACATCGTGCTGGACTTGGGCTTCTAG